From one Triticum urartu cultivar G1812 chromosome 3, Tu2.1, whole genome shotgun sequence genomic stretch:
- the LOC125545678 gene encoding aldehyde dehydrogenase family 2 member C4-like has translation MAAANGGKGFEVPELDIKFTKLFINGQFVDAASGKTFETRDPRTGEVIARIAEGDKADIDLAVKAAREAFDNGPWPRMPGCARARIMHKFADLVDQHVEELAALDTVDAGKLFMMGKMMDIPGGANLLRYYAGAADKIHGETLKMTRPLHGYTLKEPVGVVGHIVPWNYPTTMFFFKVSPALAAGCTMVVKPAEQTPLSALFYAHLAKEAGIPDGVLNVVPGFGPTAGAAIASHMDVDKISFTGSTEVGRLVMQAAATSNLKPVSLELGGKSPVIVFDDADVDMAVNLVNMATYMNKGEICVAGTRIYVQEGIYDAFVKKSVELAKKSVVGDPFNPNVHQGPQVDKDQYEKVLKYIDVGKSEGATLLTGGKPCSDKGYYIEPTIFTDVTDDMSIAQEEIFGPVMALMKFKTVDEVIQKANSTRYGLAAGVVTKNIDTMNTVSRSVRSGVVWVNCYFAFDPDAPFGGCKMSGFGKDMGTDALEKYLHTKTVVTPLYNTPWL, from the exons ATGGCGGCAGCGAACGGCGGCAAGGGGTTCGAGGTGCCGGAGCTGGACATCAAGTTCACCAAGCTCTTCATCAATGGCCAGTTCGTCGACGCGGCTTCCG GCAAGACGTTCGAGACGCGGGACCCACGCACCGGCGAGGTGATCGCCAGGATCGCCGAGGGAGACAAGGCCGACATCGACCTCGCCGTGAAGGCCGCCCGCGAGGCCTTCGACAACGGCCCATGGCCCAGAATGCCCGGCTGT GCAAGGGCCCGGATCATGCACAAGTTCGCGGACCTGGTCGACCAGCACGTCGAGGAGCTGGCGGCGCTGGACACGGTGGACGCCGGCAAGCTCTTCATGATGGGTAAGATGATGGACATCCCCGGAGGCGCCAACTTGCTCCGGTACTACGCCGGCGCCGCCGACAAGATCCACGGCGAGACGCTCAAGATGACGCGCCCGCTCCACGGCTACACGCTCAAGGAGCCCGTCGGCGTCGTGGGCCACATCGTGCCCTGGAACTACCCCACCACCATGTTCTTCTTCAAGGTCAGCCCCGCGCTCGCCGCCGGCTGCACCATGGTCGTCAAGCCCGCCGAGCAGACGCCCCTCTCCGCGCTCTTCTACGCCCACCTCGCCAAGGAGGCCGGCATCCCCGACGGCGTTCTCAACGTCGTGCCCGGATTTGGACCCACGGCCGGTGCCGCCATCGCCTCTCACATGGACGTCGACAAGATCAGCTTCACGGGATCCACGGAGGTCGGGCGGCTGGTCATGCAGGCTGCGGCCACGAGCAACCTCAAGCCCGTCTCACTGGAgctggggggcaagtcccccgtCATCGTGTTTGACGACGCCGACGTTGACATGGCCGTCAACCTCGTTAACATGGCCACCTACATGAACAAG GGCGAGATCTGCGTCGCCGGCACACGCATATACGTGCAGGAAGGGATCTACGACGCCTTTGTGAAGAAATCGGTCGAGCTTGCCAAGAAATCGGTGGTCGGAGATCCTTTCAACCCAAACGTACATCAAGGCCCTCAG GTTGACAAGGATCAATACGAGAAGGTGCTCAAGTACATCGACGTCGGTAAGAGCGAAGGCGCCACCCTCCTCACCGGAGGGAAGCCCTGCAGCGACAAGGGTTACTACATCGAGCCCACCATCTTCACCGACGTCACCGATGACATGTCGATTGCGCAAGAGGAAATCTTCGGCCCAGTCATGGCTCTCATGAAATTCAA GACGGTGGACGAGGTGATTCAGAAGGCCAACAGCACCCGGTATGGCCTGGCCGCCGGCGTGGTGACCAAGAACATCGACACCATGAACACCGTGTCGCGGTCCGTCAGGTCCGGGGTCGTCTGGGTTAACTGCTACTTCGCCTTCGACCCCGACGCCCCGTTCGGCGGCTGCAAGATGAGCGGCTTCGGCAAGGACATGGGCACGGATGCCCTCGAAAAGTACCTGCACACCAAGACTGTGGTCACTCCGCTCTACAACACACCCTGGCTGTGA